GAAGACGGGGCGGCGCTGGAGGAGTTCGTCGTATTGGGTGACGGTCGGGAGCGGGCGTTTGTCCTGTGGCAGGCCGGCGATGACAGCCTGCGGATCCCGGAGCCGGCGCTGGGTGAGACTGACAACTCGTCGCTCGCGATCGGGGCGTTGTTCAACGGGCTGTCGGTGTTGGATGGCCCCACCTGCGTACAGTCGTGCTTCAACCGCGACGACGTCAGCGGAGATGGCCCCGACCGAGAGTGCCGCGCGGATCCCGGCGATCACGTCGGCTGCGCGCATGCTGCGATGGAGCAGGAGCACGTCGACGAGCTCTCTGGTGCCGGCCGTGTCGCCATTGACTTTCCTTGCCTCCTGCCAGAACGCTTCATGGGCGGCGGTGAAGGTTCCCGCCTCCCGGGCGCGTGCAAGTGCTGTCGAGCCGGGGAACGCGCCGGGCTTGTGCCGGAGGACCTCGAGGTAGTGATCCAGCTGGATCGACTCGCCTCCGCGGGCGACCACGCGTTCGTGCCGGGCGACTTCAACGCGCCCGTCGAAGACGACGACCTCGGAAGCGCGGAGAGACGCGGACTTCACGGCCGATGAGCCGGGCAGGGACAGAGTATTTCGCCATCCGGACCGTGATCAGCCCGGACCGGTCGACCCGAGGATGCAGCACCAGTCCCGGATCAAATCGCTCCGCCGGCAGCGGCCGAAGGAGCGGGCGTTCTGTAGCGAAGTCGTCCTCGACCTTGGTTCGGCGCTGCGCGATCCGGCGCTGCTCGTCACGGGCATCCCAGCGGCGGATCATCGCGTTCAGTTGCGCGAGGGAGTCGACTTCGGGCATGGGTGAGAGCCACGTGCGGCGGAACCGGCCGACCTCGCCCTCAACGCCGCCCTTCTCGTGCGCACCGTCAATGCCGGGCTGGCAGTAGAACGCGTCGAATCCGTAGTGGGAACGGAACAGGACCCAACGGTCATTCTCGACCCGTTTGCGGTCCTTGCCGTTGACCACGGACTTCACCGCGGCGGCCAAGTTGTCGTATTTGATGTGAAGGGTCGGCATCCCGCCAATCTCCTCGAACGCGTCGATGTGGCCTTCCAGGAACGCCTCTTGCGACTGCGTCGAGTAGACCCGGTGAATCGCCTTCCCCGAGTACGAGAGCCGAAAAGTGAACATGTGGCACTTGGTCTTCACCCCGGCCAGGATCACCCAGACCTCACCGAAATCGTCCCGGGTGCTGGCCACGCCCCTCGCGGTCGCGGCAGCGCGCGCCAAGCGCGTCTCCGGCGTCGAGGTCTGGCATCTGGTGAACCACTCCGCACTGCGGCCCGGCCGCGGGCAGGGACGAGTGTTCCGGATGGCTCTCTGGCCGGACCTCGCCCGCGCGGTCACCGCCGGCGTCGACGTCCGCCTGCGGGCGTCGCACTGGCGTGTCCACGGGCTCTACCTGCGTGAACTCCACGAGCTGGGCCTCACGTTGCAGCGCGCCGGCGCCGCCGAGGACCGCGGCGGCGAGCACGTGCTCGCCGTCTGGATCAGGCAGGCCGAAGCTGCCCTCCAGCGCCTCGAACCCCATCACGATCGCATCGGGAAACCCCCGCACCATCTCTGACCGCAGAAACGCGGCACGGGATGCGGCATCACCCGTGTCGAACACCGACAGGACCGGGCCGGGTGTCCCAGAAACATGCCCGTTCGTTTGATGAACGCGAGAGCGGTCGTGGGCGGCGGGAACTTGCTCACTTCATGGTCGGTCATCGCCCGCTCCCCTGGGCGGCGGGCTCGCGTCCTGCGTCCGCGGGTTGGGCGAGGGCACGGCGGACGGAGGCCGAGCTGACCTGCAACTTCTTAGCGATCGTGTCCCACGTCGCGGGCGGGGTCTGGGCGCGCATCTGACGTGCGACCTCGACTCGCTCGGCGGTCATGACCGTGGGTCGGCCGCCGATGCGGCCCTGGCTGCGCGCGTACTCCAGACCGAGCCGTGTGTTCTCCCGGATCGTGTCTACGCGCAGCTGCGCGAACACCGCGACGATCCCGTACAGCGCGCGCCCCATCGGGCTCGTGGTGTCGATCGTGGGCTCCGTCAGGCTCTTGATATCGACGCTCTTGGCCTCCAGCTCGCGCAGCGTCTCGATGAGCACGCTCTCGCTGCCGGCGAGCCTGTCGAGGCGGTGAACGAGAAGCACGTCACCGGGGCGCATGTAGTCCATGCAGGCAAGCCACTGGGGACGGTTCTTGATCCGGCTCGATTCGCCGTGGTCGACGAACACACGCTCGGCGCCGGCCGCGCGCAACTCCGCCTCTTGCGCCTCAGGGTTCTGCTCCCGCTTGGACACTCGCGCGTACCCGACAACGGTCATGACAGGCCCCTCCTCTGCTCCGTGCTGCGCCCCTCTGGCGGCCGCGGTCGCGATGCAGCGGC
This genomic window from Leifsonia xyli subsp. cynodontis DSM 46306 contains:
- a CDS encoding recombinase family protein, producing MTVVGYARVSKREQNPEAQEAELRAAGAERVFVDHGESSRIKNRPQWLACMDYMRPGDVLLVHRLDRLAGSESVLIETLRELEAKSVDIKSLTEPTIDTTSPMGRALYGIVAVFAQLRVDTIRENTRLGLEYARSQGRIGGRPTVMTAERVEVARQMRAQTPPATWDTIAKKLQVSSASVRRALAQPADAGREPAAQGSGR